From the genome of Portunus trituberculatus isolate SZX2019 chromosome 5, ASM1759143v1, whole genome shotgun sequence:
ccccagcttcctcagtctttcctcatagtctaactcctgagtcctggtaccatccttgttgccagcctctgtaccctttccaccttcttcacatttttcttcatatgcggtgaccagacacatgctgcatattctaactggggtcttattaaggtataatatcttcttcatcattccttcatctaggtagtggaatgcaaggccaatattttgaagcatgttatatgttttccaaaaatcttgttaatgtgtttctccggtgacaaagtgttttgcagttactcctaagtctttctcctcattggtctctttaattttctcatcacccagcctgtaatccctgtttggtctgtatctacttcttcccattttcataacatggctcttgtttatattaaattccatctgccactctttactccactcatatattttatcaagatcttcctgtaacttgttacaatcttccacattctttactctcctcataattttagtatcgtttaaacatgttcatgtaactgttaATTCCTattggcatatcattaacataaatcaaaaacatgatgggaccaagcactgacccttgtggaactccactggttaccttcttccactcggacttctttcctttcaccactgttctcatttctcttcccactaagtaattttccatccattttgctagtttatcatttactcctccaatcttctttagtttccacatcagtctattgtgtggtactttatcaaaggcctttctcaagtccaggtagatagcatccacccatccctctctatgttgtagtatgtcagtcactcttgaataaaaacataataaattggatacacacgatcttccttttctgaaaccaaactgcctttcactcagaatgttttcactttctagatactcactccacttagctttaattacttcttctcataccttgcacaatatactagtcaacgatactggtctgtaatttaacggttccattctacttccattcttatatataggcacaatgtcaccTCTTTTCcacactgtctgtgtgtgttaatgtataATATaatctcacacaaacacacccaacccaacccaaaccatttcaacctaatcctaacctaacctaacccaacccaacccaccctAACCACAGCACCCTATTCACAGCGTCACCTGAACAGCTTCAAGACAAACAGCCAGATATCCGCACTGCTCCTGCCGATCTCCTCTGGCGCTAACGGCCTAAACATCGTGGAAGCAAGGCACGTCATACTTGTGGAGCCTATACTGAACCCTGCCGCGGAATTACAGGCCATAGGGAGAGTCCACCGCATAGGGCAGACCAAGGAGACCACAGTGCATCGATTCCTGGTGCGTAAGACCATAGAGGAACGCATGCACCATATCCTCAGGCACCATTGTAATATTTCAGACGCACAGCTTACAGACGAGAACACAGTCACCATTGAAGATCTTAGGAATCTCTTTCGTCATCCAGAGGAGCTTGAGTTGGAGAAGGagctggagagaagagaggctaaagctgctgctgctggtggtggtggtgctagtggtggtggtgatgtaggtgcaaacagtagtggtgataatggtgatgagggtgaCATTATAGATGAAATGTTTGGTGTCAGAGAActagaagatggtgatgatgatggtggtgatgacagggaCACTAGTACAAGTCAggagggtgatgatggtgatggtggtggtggtggtgatggtggtgaagtgagttaaggtgaagaaaatagaggaaagatgaTGTGATGTTGGTTAgttgattaagagagagagagggagaaataatgaaagcttcggatagtgatgaggtagaacaGTTAAAAGTGATGAGAGAATagataatgatggtaaaataGATGATGGATAGACAAATTGATGTAGTGGAGGTAAAGAAACGAGATTACGGAAGTGAAgttagagaaaaatggagagagggaaagtgatatGAAGGGATAGAAAGATAATGATGCTAAAATTGATGATAAAAGAGTAGATGGGTTGATTtggtgaagataaaaaaaaaaatggattgatGTAGTGAAGTTATGgaaacaaaattatgaaagataaGGTAGTGGAAAATTGAGTTAGTGAGAATAGATAGTGAtggtaaaataaatgaaggatggATGCGGTGATGTAGTGAAGGTAAGGCAACAAGAATATCAAGAGTTGAGTTAGTGGAAAGTTGATGTAAAGAGCTGAAGAAGGAATTTTTAAAGAGAATATTGAtgatagagaaatagaagggGTGACAAAGTAAAGATTGGTAAAGGAAGACTATTTTAGCTGTAGATTATAAAGTAGAGAAGAATATAATTAATGTGTGGAAAGTTGAAGTAAAAAGAGCTGAAGAAGGAAATTTTAAAGAGAATATTGATGATAGAGAAATAGAGGTGACAAAATAAAGGATCAAGATTATTAGAGGCTGAAATATTTATGAGAGTTGAGTTTATGTGAGGAAACTTGAAGTAGAGATCTGAGGAAGGAAATTTTAAAGGGAATATTGAtgatagagaaatagaggaggtgATAGAGTAAAGATTAGTAAAGGAAGACTGATGAAATATTTTAGCTGTAGGAGATTATGAAGCAGAGAAGAAGATTGTGAGAAAGTTAAGTccacgtgaaaaaaaatgtacaaacgGAGAAATGATTTTGTGTTCTGTGGTAATGAAACAATTAATGTGAAGGACAAGAACTCGGACATTTACATTTGTGtggaaaaactacaaaaaagtgAACATTTTAACATGTTTGCAAATTTCTCAACACAACATTTTGAAAGATGGTAAACTtatgaattaaagaaagagaaagtgaactGTATAACTTGAACAAAACACAAGGAATTTTATCTCTAATTTGACGGAAGTGTGTTACAAAATGTTGTGTCTTAGTGAGTGGTGATGTTGTGTCTTGGGTATCATGTTGTGTTTTAGAAGTGGCATTCCATTTAACGCAAGTCTCATTTTGTGTTTTAAAAAGTGGCatttgtgaggaaaaaaaatattagtttgtGTTTAAAATTAAGAAGCGACTTTGAAATGTATGAAAAGAATAATTAGTTTGTGTTTTTGAAAGTGGCATTAAATCGtgtcggaaaaaaaagaaaagatttacgTAGTTTGTGTTTTATAAAGTGGCATTAGGTCCAGAAAAATGTATTTGTGTTTTGAATTTAGAAGTGACATTgcatcttacaaaaaaaaaaaaaaaaaaaaaaaaaaaaaaaaagaaaagaaaaagaaagaatgtttgTGAGTTTAAAAGTGGCGTTGTatcttgggaaaaaaaaagaaaagatttacgTAGTTTGTTTTATAAAGTGGCATTAGGgccgggaaaaaaaattattttgttttgaattGGTGTGGCATTAcatattatgaagaaaaaaaaaaaaaaaaaaaaaaaaaaaattgaaaagtgaCATTGCATCTttaaaaaaatactactactattaatgtttGTGTTCTAAGAAGTGACattagatacagaaaaaaagatgagtttGTATTAGAAAGTGGCATTGTAACTTGTGGAAAGAAGTAAtgactttgtttttttataaagtCATTagatccagaaaaaaaaaaaaaagaaagaaaatatatgtatacatcTGAAAAACCATTGGTCTTAAGACAAACAGAAGTGGCATTTATTGTTCActctgagaaagaaaaaggaaaaaagaattagtttgttttatatggtaaagtaagaaaaagtaaaaatatatgtatacaccagaaaaacaaacagatctTTAGACAAACACAAGTGGCATTTATTGTTCCATTTATTGTTCGctcagagagaaaaagaaaagaaaaaggaaaggaaaaaagaatagtttattttatatgttaaagtaaagaagtaaagaaatttGAAATGATATCTGAAAAAAACTATTGATCTTTAGAAAAACACAAGTGCCATTTATTGTTCACCGCATGAAGCAACGTTTGAAAGTGTCAcattgggagaggagagagagagagagaggtgacagtCGTAGCCATGTATGTCCCAGCAGCAGAGTGTGTAGCCcgggtggtggtgactgttcgAGTGTGTCTCTGTGGCCACGGACTCTTAACTCACCTTACCAGAGCGTTTCACTGagagaccaacacacacacacacacacacacacacacggcccggtagctcagtggttagagcgctggcttcacaagccagataacgaGTTCGATTCTgggggtggagatatttgggtgtgtctcctttcacgtgtagcccctgttcacctagcagtgagtaggtacgggatgtaaatcgaggagttgtgaccttgttgtcccggtgtgtggtgtgtgcctggtctcagacctatcccaagatcggaaataatgagctctgagctcgctccgtagggtaacgtctggctgtctcgtcagagactgcagcagatcaaacagtgaatacacacacacacacacacacaggctacagAAATTTGAGACAGAACCACAGATAAGCCTACAGAACTACAGATATTtgagactaaagaagattgACATTAGACTGAGAATAAAATGACAGACTGAGATTGAAACTACAGTAcagatattaaaaaaagtacTGATATTTGACGTTTTAAACTAGATATTAAAAAAACTGCAGGTATTTGAGATTAAACTAGATTGAGATTAAAACTGCAGATATTTGTGATGAAAGCTACAGATTTGAGATAAGATTAGGCaccttcagacagacagacagacagacagacaaagaagaaattaacacaagacagacagaggaaggaataatagtaataaaatagagagataggttcaaagatgataataataataatggtaatgataatacacGTCACAAATAAAGATAgacaagaataaatagataaagagaaagaataaataaatacaactatcaacaccacaccaccatcacatcaccaccactgccaccaccatcaccatcaccaccacacacttttTGCCACACCAATCCCTCCACAGTTAACCACACAAGATGACtgccacaacaccacatcactgCCATactgtcactgccaccaccaccaccaccaccaccacattcctaCATTTTATTtagctcttgttttttttttttttttccttttctttccttctttatatttttctgttctctttccttccttccttccttcttcttcttcatcattattcatcttttctttctattttgttattttcttaattttctcttcctctttcttttctttcttcatctcataagttattctctctctctctctctctgcatcttacttaaactccttctcctgctcttcttcttcgtttcttcttcttcttcttcctcatcgtcCACCACGACgctccacactccacacaccacatTCCACCTCATAACAGTTCATTGCCGTtcataacaaagaagaaaaagaaaaaaatgaaaaaaattaaaataaaatggttttttttttttttttttttttttttgctcctgtttgatttattttttttagtttgtttgtttatatttctttttatatatcttgTACATTTTCgtttttccgtctgtctgtacgtACGTGTGTCGAGCCGAACCGAGCTGAGCCAAGCCAACTCGAGCTGAACCTAATCTAAATCTCGgacatttaccattttttttgtctgtataTTCGAATGTCGgttttatcctaacctaacctaacctaatcttggACATTTCCCATTTTTGTCAGTCTGTGTGTACGATTGTCAAatttatcctaacctatcctaacctaacctaatctcggacatttcttattctttcaccaGTCTGTGTGTAGAAATGTCAAATGACCAAACCTGACATGAGCTAACTTATTTTAACGGTACCTATCtcaaccttgccttgccttacctgtcCTTCCTTTACCTAATCTATTCTAACCTAATGTCTATCTTGACCTTACTTGTTTTAAAGGTACCTatattaaccttacctaacctaacctaaccttacctcaccttaccttaccctatTCCAACcatatattttccctcttttccgcCAGCGTGTACGTACGTTTGTCGAAACTCACCTTACCGAATGAAAAATGTACCTGCGCAAATTATTCTAcctgattattactattactataattattactattactcttttattattagtgtcgaaggaaggaggaggaggaggaggaggaggaggaggaggagtttttgTCGAGTGGTTATTTTTTACGTTTGGTGAGAGGAAGTAGTATTTTGGTGATAGTTTTGATGATAATTAGAAAACATGAAGATGAAACAGGTAAAGAATTAATtgtaaagtgtgtgtttgtgtatcccttgagagagagagagagagagagagagagagagagagagagagagagagagagagagagagagcaatcaataAAAATCtaataagtaaaggaaataatgaaagaaataataacaataatgataataataatattagtaataataataataattccgaGTGGCTTATTTTGTGCATTGTAAAGGAAAACCagtgaataacaacaacaataataataataataataataataataataatgacaacctATTCAAATATACAAAGATTTCAGAAAACAACCAAAattaacagacaaaaaaaaaaaaaaaaaaaagaaatatataatgtaatcaaaatatttttcctcattggcagagagagagagagagagagagagagagagagagagagagagagagagagagagagagagagagagagagagagagagaaatttaatcaCAACATATCTGTGTGGTGTTAGTCTTagagtggtgtggtggagacTGTGGCTGTGACGTTGCTGTGGCACTACTGTGGTGTTCTGATGTTGCTGTGACGGAtgtggtgttgcagtgttgaTGTGGCAGCCATGGTGTTGCTCCTTTGTTACTGTGGTGTtcctgtgttgctgtggtgttccAATATTGCTATGGTGTTACGGTGTTGTCCTGGTGTTGCTGTAGTGGTTGTGGAGTTGGTGTGGTGTTATTTCTTGAAGGAGGAAGCCATGGTGAGCACAGTGGAGTGGAGGTTGTctcgctgtcaccaccaccaccaccacaagcaggaggaagaaagccaAGGTTAGTGTCATTAATCGTTCAAAGTTATAATAATTTTCAGTGACGTAGGAAgagtttgggttgggttaggttagtggttCATTGAGAAAGCTTTCTGTTATTGGCTTTATTGATTGAGGTAATGTTCTAGTAATTAAATCCAGTACTTTGTGGGTGTGGGGCAAAAAAATCcagtactttgtgtgtgtggggcaaaAAAATGCAGTACTTTGTgggtgtgggaaaaaaaaaaactatctcatacacacacacacacacacacacacacacacacagagggcatgggaaaaaactaaaaatggccacttataggagagatgtttCAATGACCAGCATTatgtgtaagatatgtgaagaagtgatcagaagcaagtggtgtgagttcctggaaaaggaagaaatactaagtgagaaacagtttggctttagaaaagggaaacagtgtgtatcaaatttgctatgtttctactcaagagtggtcgatattttacaagagagggatggatgggttgattgtgtatacctagacttaaaaaaaacatttgataaagtaccacacaacagattgatgtggaagttaagtagtatcggaggaataaggggaaatctgacggagtggatgagaaattatttgacaggtagagaaatgaggacggtagtgaagggagtgaagtcagagtggaggaaggtaaccagtggagttccccaaggttcggtgcttggtcccatcatgttcctgatctatataaatgacatgccagagggagtgagaagttatatgaatatgtttgcagatgatgcaaagattatgaggagagtgaggaatatgcatgactgtaatatactgcagaaggacttggacaaaatatatgaatggagcaggacgtggcaaatggaattcaataccaacaaaagctgtgtaatgagaatgggtagaagtaaatatagaccatATAAAGACTACCAGCTGAGAGGGaagactgtaattgaagtcagtgaaATTTGGGAGTGACTGTGAAGAAAAATTGACTGAagaaagacttgggagtgactgtacagagtaatctgtctccagaaaagcacattaatagaatatttggaaaaacgtacagcatgctccaaagtataggatgggcatttaattacctggatgggaacatgataaagaaaatattgaccaccctgattaggccacagttggaatatgcatcagtaatttggtcaccatacatgaagaaacatgtcaagaaactggaaagagtgcagaggttagcaacaagaatgataccagactttaaggaggtaccgtatgaggagaggttaaataggctggaattaagcatgttggaagaaaAGAGTCGAgaggatatgataacaatgttcaaaatagtacatggagtggacatattggatagggagaacctgatcacgatggcatccagtaattacctaagaggacacccaaagaaaatactgaaagattcctgcacgagcgacatcaagaagtacagcttcccgtatcggagcattgatgcatggaacaaactgagcgtggatgtggtgtgtgcggcgtgtcagtcaaatgaaggaaaaattggacaagtgtggacaaagagacaggacatagagagctacggctcgggccctgtaatcacaaataggtaaatacacacacacacacctggttatGGAAGGAGGCGTTTAAGGTGTGTGCCGCCTTGCACAGCTGCTGCAGGCGAGACAGGCACAGCTGCTCCTTGCCACACAGCTCCTTCCACTCCTGCTGTCCTTTTTTCACCACATCCTGCACCTCACTCACCATGTTGCTGCTCACCACTGgggcattgtggtggtggtggtggtggtggtggtagaatatttcacttgtttattttattttactctttttttatttatttacatacatttttttgttaatgtaaAAAATTGTAGTTTTTGTGGtttatatttaaatttttttgtgtttattgatttatctgttgttgttattgcttatcttaatttttttactactactactactactactactactactactactactactactactatcactactataccaccccaccacccaccTTCCCAGTACTCTTGTGGATTAAACGCTTCCACTTTCTGTCCGCCTTCCACCTGTGGCTGCTGTGAGGCCTGCCACTGCTCTGCCTggccctcctgctgctgctgctgctgctgctgctgctgctgtctggtcccctcccccccatcccCTGGCTTCCCCTGGGGCTCCTCGTCAGGGGTGGTGAGCctcttatcaactctctgtgGCCCAAACCTGCAGGTAAAGAGTTAGGAGTTGGTTACACTGGGTTAGGAGTGGGTTGCAGTGGGTTAGAGTGGGCTAGGTTAGTTAGGTTTCAGTGGGTTAGAGTGGGTAAGAATGGGTTAGAGTGGATTAGGATGGGTTAGGGTGGGTGTCAGTGGGTTAGGATGGGTTGCAGTGGGTTAGCATGGGTTAGAGTGGGTTAGAGTGGGTTTGGGGTGGTTACAGTGGATTAGAAGTGGGTTATAATAAGTTACAgtgagttagattaggttaggattggGTTAGGGGGCATGTTACAGTGGGTTAGGGTGGACTAGGTTGGGTTATAGTGGTTTAGAAGTGGGTTAGGAGCATGTCACAGTGGGTTATGATGGGTTAGAATGGGTTGAAATGAGTTAGGAGCAAGTTGGAGTGGGTTAGAGTGGGTTACAGTGGAGTTAAAGTAGGTTAGGAGTGGGTTAGAGGTCAGTTACAGTGGGTTAGGAGTGGGTTACTGTAGGT
Proteins encoded in this window:
- the LOC123514183 gene encoding UPF0746 protein DDB_G0281095-like gives rise to the protein MRTTTNKMATLDHVSSSPTLQQPPISSPMAAPNEFGPQRVDKRLTTPDEEPQGKPGDGGEGTRQQQQQQQQQQQEGQAEQWQASQQPQVEGGQKVEAFNPQEYWEVVSSNMVSEVQDVVKKGQQEWKELCGKEQLCLSRLQQLCKAAHTLNASFHNQRDNLHSTVLTMASSFKK